The following are encoded together in the Anguilla rostrata isolate EN2019 chromosome 19, ASM1855537v3, whole genome shotgun sequence genome:
- the LOC135246107 gene encoding proline-rich transmembrane protein 4-like: protein MARQGWVLTLCLWHSVLSGLCGALLTGVVTATPPTATGPGDGARLTEGRRAGSSWPFWPLDLWSSGARSRGNAEGETADTASNQSGLAEKLGAPLDPEIGLTWKESFTPTRTGMVARLTTSDPPTPTATATPNGEAAGKRHPHAPWVTVSASGEDALPPTPARPTETPAVVTATRDGYPPSPASGTERGETGGPARADDGSSPASPAPVATPAAGPASAVERAAEEAAGAEPNTDAGSPESGTRTAGQETEEGATAGRGWGDFEDVAWPTQTTPPVSAPQPAGTSPELGGEDDPEVEEPIRRWTASVSSVTPLGPLFADPLPDEDWSPDAAPDDDDDDDSPPPPPPDCDPDAAEGPCNASGPWGPAFPDDDGDDDDNAAANRSRDPFLLAAPPMFVPLHSDWSSAMATWGAAWEAHVYGLGAVFALVAAAAALSLLCLPVRCPSGCGYFALVDLFLLAACCSRAFSLFYDAYSRQDKLPASGTLLLYELPFPCLTAAFGIVFLLLSMRSRMQLSNSVFQHPCFLAALVLLHFGATLGSVVLLQVFTRLPGLFFVSQGSFVALAAFLSAAYLAFYCYVRADAKHIYHLNNTSPPADRYHRCPFADPKDWNRAAVTAVFAALFALACAALQLYAMLHALGLGGVGVFRPWPWWAFHLSCRVCEAGVCLTLALVVAPPLCCSSSSSSSGGLPQPGLCWPRLSWARGRVDLKSPVLPGSYQWSLSQQEKLVICDAIARRESECLPLYALVDTRLSSLDGLDLLYHSGRLSLGTVADDDHDDHRDAGSRKPSLDSDSTGDLRPPSPINLRRSIDEALFGEALFPRGLFGPSRLRGSSELSLDARGPADCRPFGESPADRGLYRTSSCVEMERPLEEEEEPHVSGHARLGGASGSGSDSDSSSAERWGGGGGSSGGSGSLLRSSLDGSSLVLCSAPEGRGRGDGPSSSSSSAHPSQGGLGRYRALGSASRESLGARGERDLAVQAEFISVCRQMDALSVCSDTIDL from the exons ATGGCGCGTCAGGGCTGGGTGCTGACGCTCTGTCTCTGGCACTCTGTGCTCAGCGGCCTCTGTGGCGCGTTGCTGACCGGCGTCGTCACCGCGACTCCGCCCACGGCGACGGGGCCCGGCGACGGCGCGCGGCTCACGGAGGGGCGCCGGGCGGGCTCCTCCTGGCCCTTCTGGCCTCTGGACCTCTGGAGCTCCGGCGCACGCTCCCGAGGAAACGCAGAGGGCGAAACGGCGGATACTGCCTCTAACCAATCGGGTTTGGCGGAGAAATTGGGCGCACCGCTCGACCCAGAAATCGGTTTGACCTGGAAGGAATCCTTCACTCCCACAAGGACAGGGATGGTCGCCCGGCTCACGACCTCCGACCCTCCGACGCCCACGGCGACGGCGACGCCGAACGGCGAGGCCGCGGGGAAGCGACACCCACACGCGCCCTGGGTCACCGTCAGCGCGAGCGGCGAAGACGCGCTCCCCCCGACGCCCGCGCGGCCGACGGAGACCCCGGCCGTCGTCACGGCTACCCGCGACGGCTACCCGCCTTCCCCGGCCTCGGGCACGGAGCGCGGCGAAACGGGGGGCCCCGCGCGTGCGGACGACGGCTCCTCCCCCGCGTCTCCCGCCCCGGTCGCGACGCCGGCGGCGGGACCAGCGTCCGCCGTCGAACGGGCCGCCGAGGAGGCCGCGGGGGCGGAGCCGAATACAGACGCGGGGTCGCCCGAGAGCGGGACGAGGACGGCGGGACAGGAGACGGAAGAGGGGGCGACCGCGGGCCGGGGCTGGGGGGACTTCGAGGACGTGGCGTGGCCGACCCAAACGACGCCTCCCGTCAGCGCCCCACAGCCGGCAG GGACGTCGCCCGAGTTGGGCGGAGAGGACGACCCCGAGGTGGAGGAGCCAATCAGACGCTGGACGGCCTCCGTTTCCTCGGTAACACCTCTGGGGCCTCTGTTTGCAG ACCCGCTCCCTGACGAGGACTGGTCGCCGGACGCGGCGCCGGACGACGACGATGACGACGActcgcccccgccgccgccgcccgacTGCGACCCGGACGCCGCGGAGGGCCCCTGCAACGCCTCAGGCCCCTGGGGCCCCGCCTTCCCGGACGACGACGGCGACGACGACGACAACGCCGCCGCCAACCGGTCCCGGGACCCCTTCCTGCTCGCGGCCCCGCCCATGTTCGTGCCCCTGCACTCGGACTGGAGCAGCGCCATGGCGACGTGGGGCGCGGCCTGGGAGGCGCACGTCTACGGCCTGGGCGCCGTCTTCGCcctggtggcggcggcggcggcgctgagCCTGCTGTGCCTGCCCGTGCGCTGCCCGTCCGGCTGCGGCTACTTCGCGCTGGTCGACCTCTTCCTGCTGGCAGCCTGCTGCAGCCGGGCCTTCTCGCTCTTCTACGACGCCTACAGCCGCCAGGACAAGCTGCCGGCGTCGGGCACGCTCCTGCTCTACGAGCTGCCCTTCCCCTGCCTGACGGCCGCCTTCGGCATcgtcttcctcctgctctccatGCGCTCGCGGATGCAGCTGTCCAACTCCGTCTTCCAGCACCCCTGCTTCCTGGCCGCGCTGGTGCTGCTGCACTTCGGCGCCACCTTGGGGTcggtggtgctgctgcag GTCTTCACCCGGCTGCCCGGCCTCTTCTTCGTCTCGCAGGGCTCCTTCGTGGCGCTGGCGGCCTTCCTGTCGGCCGCCTACCTGGCCTTCTACTGCTACGTGCGGGCGGACGCCAAGCACATCTACCACCTGAACAACACCTCGCCGCCCGCCGACCGCTACCACCGCTGCCCCTTCGCCGACCCCAAGGACTGGAACCGGGCGGCGGTGACGGCGGTGTTCGCCGCGCTCTTCGCCCTGGCCTGCGCCGCGCTCCAGCTCTACGCCATGCTGCACGCGCTGGGcctgggcggggtgggggtctTCCGCCCCTGGCCCTGGTGGGCCTTCCACCTCAGCTGCAGGGTGTGCGAGGCGGGCGTCTGCCTCACCCTGGCCCTGGTGGTGGCGCCGcccctctgctgctcctcctcctcctcctcatccggGGGCCTCCCCCAGCCGGGCCTCTGCTGGCCCCGCCTCTCCTGGGCCCGCGGCCGGGTGGACCTCAAGTCGCCCGTGCTGCCGGGCAGCTACCAGTGGTCGCTGTCGCAGCAGGAGAAGCTGGTGATCTGCGACGCCATCGCCCGGCGCGAGTCCGAGTGCCTGCCGCTGTACGCCCTGGTGGACACGCGCCTCAGCAGCCTGGACGGGCTGGACCTGCTCTACCACAGCGGGCGGCTCTCGCTGGGCACCGTCGCCGACGACGACCACGACGACCACCGCGACGCCGGCTCCCGGAAGCCGTCCCTGGACAGCGACTCGACGGGCGACCTGCGCCCGCCCTCGCCCATCAACCTGCGGCGCAGCATCGACGAGGCGCTGTTCGGCGAGGCGCTCTTCCCCAGGGGCCTCTTCGGCCCCTCCCGCCTGCGGGGCTCCAGCGAGCTCTCCCTGGACGCCCGGGGCCCCGCCGACTGCCGGCCCTTCGGGGAGAGCCCGGCCGACCGCGGCCTGTACAGGACCTCCTCCTGCGTGGAGATGgagcgccccctggaggaggaggaggagccccaCGTCTCAGGCCACGCCCGGTTGGGCGGGGCCTCGGGCTCCGGGTCCGACTCGGACTCCTCCTCGGCGGAGCgctgggggggcggcggcggcagcagcgggGGCTCCGGCTCCCTGCTCCGCTCCTCGCTGGACGGCTCCTCCCTGGTGCTCTGCTCCGCCCCCGAGGGGAGGGGCCGCGGCGacggcccctcctcctcctcctcctcggcccaCCCGTCCCAGGGTGGGCTGGGTCGCTACCGCGCCCTGGGCTCCGCCTCCCGGGAGAGCCTGGGGGCGCGGGGCGAGCGGGACCTGGCCGTGCAGGCCGAGTTCATCAGCGTGTGCCGGCAGATGGAcgcactgagcgtgtgcagcgACACCATCGACCTGTGA